The following nucleotide sequence is from Hevea brasiliensis isolate MT/VB/25A 57/8 chromosome 7, ASM3005281v1, whole genome shotgun sequence.
tatgcaCAAGAATGACGCTCTACCACTGAGCTATAGGGTCTTAGATTCTAGTGTTACTGGTTTTATGACATTTTCTCTAATCAATTGAAAATTTCCATCTACAGGGTGAGGATATTTGTGAAGCTGCGATTCGAGAGGTTAAAGAGGAAACTGGAGTGAGTAATAAATTTACAGTTTTTAGATTAAAAATACCTTACTTGCTATATATCTTTGAATTTTTTAGAAGCCATTATAAATTTCAGATATTTCATCTTTATTTTGTATCAGATTGAGGCAGAATTTGTCGAAATTTTAGCGTTCAGGTAAGAAATCTGTCATAAGAACTTGTACATCATAAATATATAGATTTTTATGCTCTACTTGTGACTTTCTGCTAAATAAATCTTTCTATCAAGGAATCCATTGCAGCAAGTTACAACTAATTAAAAGCTCTAGCTTCTCATATAGTGTTCccttacattttgatttattcatAATGTTCTCGTTTGTATTGTTTACCCACAGACAAAGCCACTGCTCATTCTTTGGCAAATCAGATTTATTTTTTGTTTGCATGTTACGACCACACTCCTTTGACATTCATAAGCAAGATTCAGAAGTTGAGGCAGCCCAGGTACCATTTCATAATAAATCATTTGTTGTTCATAACACTTCATTAGTTTCTTGAAAGATGAGAAAGATAATTATTATATTGCAATGAAGAAAATTTATGGCTCTTTTACTTCACATTGCAATGTTGGACGAGTTTCAAATTTGTTAGAAAGAtcataattaattcattaattaattaatttcttatcttTCTTTTTCTTAGTGGATGTCAATTGAGGACTATGCGAATCAACCATATAACAAAGAACACCAGCTCTTTCAATATGTTGCAGAAGTATGCAAAACTAAGTCCGAGGGGGATTATGTTGGATTTTCTACAGTTCCTATAGCCACAGCTTCTAATAAAAAGATGTACTTGTACTTCAACAATCAGGATTTCAGCAAATTCCAGAACTTTTAAAGTAGAATTTTGCGAGTCCTATCATGAAGATTTGAACTATAAGACTTTTCAAATTTAAAGACGATTCCAGCACCATTAAACTAAAGGTATTTATTGATTTGCCAACACACTAAAGATCAATAGTAACTCTTTATTGATAGCTAATATATAGTTGATTTTTGGTAGGGATAATTGGCAATGTTGATGAAGAACCTTTGAAAGAACAAACTATTATTAGTTATTGTTGTTGAAATGATAAATTATTGTCAAGGACATTTTATTGAGAAACTTTTGTATTTGAAgtgttaaaataaatatattattcatAGCTTTTATTCATATACTTataatatacacatatatatttaCTCCATTATTTGTTTGTAAATTTTAtggattatttaaatttattttaaatgttgaaaataaagaaaatatggaGAAAAGGGTTTTTATGAAAATGGGGCTGCTATGGTACTATTTtgttgaaattttctttttcccTTGTGATTTATAACCTCAAAAATTTTTTCCAAAAAAGATGAAATGAAAAGGAAGAGGTAAATTTAGgggggaaaaaaagaaaaaaaatgaagtgCACTTTCATGCTCCTATTGAGGAGCAAATAGAGTTGGTTTCAAGCTTAAAATGTAACTTAGATACTTGCCCACGAATTATAtggtatttttaattttttaaattattattatatgaaaatataggatgtcattttatttgttattgaatttttaattatttatatcacGACCCGATCCCACGGcccggaccggcactagaacttgggtcagcataaggtcCCTAAAgcctatagtaagcctaactgttctaaCCCAACCGTAAAACCCATACTCTAAGTCTCATTTCAAGGAATCAACCGGAAAGAGTCTGGCCATAACCTGGACTATCAAACgatgagttttttagctcaacggACATGTAATCATGGAATACAtcaaattggggagctcaactcaccctcacaATCTTTAATCAATCatataatcaaatgggagctcagctcccttatcCTCAAAATAATCCATCCCATACATTCAATATATCCATAAAAATTAAGTTACTAGTTTCTAAAGAAAATAGATCATTGCAGTCTCACAAATTAAaaataactctagctcatgcggagttttaaattttaaatcaagaaAATGAAATACAAGGAATGGCTGCTGATAAACCGGCGagaaaggaagcaggttattctgaaaatgaAACCCTcctatagcctgaaaaaatagagtgaacaggagtgagtattctacccatagagtaagatattgattttgaatacaatttctataaccatCTAGGGCTAATGCGTCCCTAAAGATGAAATACAGCCATATATCAACACATTCAACCAAGTTCAAATAATATtcacacaaagaataatttggagcactcacacacccatgtatcacatcaatcaaatatatatatatatatatatatatgggagttgatctcctacacaactctcttaatttcaacctctgccagcgagatcaactcgagccagactttttcttaataatccaaatgcaggggtcagcgagatcaactcaaaaccgTACTCACCTCGACTTATCACAAAAAGAACTGAGCCACAAGTGAGACTAGCTTAAGCCGATctgcccgtcctacccatatctagTACCATACCTCATGCACTATAATACACACATACAGCTCTAAATTACCCTAAGGCGATAcccacatcaatttcatcaaataataataatgcaacacaaagcgtgcctataatagctatatacatataattataagtgaatgcataagCATGCAttgtatgtataataatattgaaattataaataaaataaatatctactcataGTACACCAGAGACTACTGTGACTGCTAGGTGGAGGAAGCCGACCTCGATCACCAAATAATTatattgtgaatttattagtgtTAGCCCAAATCAAGAACTTAAAGAGGcttgtaatgatttaagttttatctGTGGATTTAGACTGGTTTTAgccaaattttaatatatataagttttgattcttatcttgtgttcttatttacatacccattgttggtaccctttgggttttgttcttaatcttatATTGAAGGACtgagaggtgaaaatctatgatagataatcaaaataatgaacttaatcaactagtgttagaaataaactagtgggttaagaggaatttcaagttgattaaaatgcttaaagggttttgggtaattaaacatcgcatgagaatggggtttagtttcctttaaaacactctttagtttgcttgaaagagaaattaaaggaaatcagaatcaacttccttcaaaattgtATTTTCCTTAATCTTggttttgcctatccaaatcccaataaaatttatttcataaacctcaactctggaatcaattttgCCATTAATTAAATCCTTAATTACCtattgaaaattttagtaaattagtatagtgcttagaattttaattgctgcattcatcataatttctttattttcccaatttaatttgctgcatctcttactctatttttggcACAAATTATCGATAGCTCAAATAATCATGACTTTTATAGTTTAgtactcaaacaacaaatctttgtgggacgatatcttttctttactaaTTGAacaacccgtatacttgcggagtacGTAATCAATCTCTGACAAGATACCTTACACATTCCTTCTGCTTAATATAGCCACATCTCTTGATCCTCCTTCATTCTTGACGTTACGTATGCACTTATCATCATTTTCGCCTCAAGAGATTGGATACGTACTAGTGCCTCTCAAATTCTCAATTAATTGGGTCTCTTTGACATAACCTCCTTTTTTAACATAATCTCTTAAAACTGAAACACAAGCTAATTTGGAAAGAAGGAGAAATCTTCTCCTACAATTTATAGTATACTACTGTTTGATAAACAATGTTTAGCTCATGCCCCTTAGTCTTCCTTTTCAATTTTAtcatttctttgtaattattgtgctTTATTATAAGATATCAACTGTACCTATCTGCTGTTGTACTGTTGCCTCATCCGATATATCATCTTGGAATTTACAATCTCTTTTTATTCTCTATCTATCCTCCACACTTATTATTATTTGTCTAATGCTCCTTATACTTGGTTATATTATGGAAGATAAAGCACTAATAGATTCTTTCAGATTTACTCCAATCTTACCAAtaatcactcctctaatccatgtacttctTAATAACTTATAGTTACATCTATATCTATTTTGTTCAATCCTGACCTTTACTAGCGTTCTTATatatattatcatactattattcaTGTTTTCTTACACAATTATCTTATTGGTCACACTAAAAACACCTACCTAAACTCTAATTACAGATTCTAGGTCTCACTATTCTGATTTCTGACATCAACCTCTATGCCATTGTCCCTCATTCCTTTCTCTTATTATGCATGTTTGAATCCATTAGGTTGACTTTTGTTTAACTTACTTTCTACCGACTTCACTTCTTTATCTGATAAGACAATTCAATTTACTATTACACACTCTCTAGCTATTACCTACTTTAGTTGCAAATCTCACCTAACTTTTCTCATACTATCAACAGTCCAAGGGGTTCTTATCCCATTACCCCTTGTTCTACCTTAGGGATAGAAGACATACAAGGTCTATTCCAGATCCTACTTCAGGTTCAATctcctaacactacatcaattaCGACCTACTCTAAGTTCTGCCCTGCTAGGTCCTATACCACAACAATGTTCTCCCTATTGTCATCCTTTTCTAAGCTCTCTATCCTTACTTTTCTGTTTATCTTATTTACCTTTCTTAGAATCGCATTTTGCCTCCTTTGTATCCTAACTCTACTCTTCTTTATCTTATCCTAATTTGGGCTTTCTAGTTTGTTCTTTagctaactctttttatcttacgcaaatatgaaatttgactattttattctttagctctATTCTCTTTCTTGACCTGATTGTCATGTCAAAAGCTTATACCCTTTCACTGTCTTTAATAAGTCATTTACACCTCAATGTTACCCAGAATTGGTCCCTTGactactctagctagtacttctacTGGCATTCATGTTATCTTTTCTTCTGCATTTGATCCAACTATTTTATCTTTCCTTTCTGTACTCGTTCTATATAAGTACATGTTCTATGATCCATCTATGCTAACCTTTTTCcttatcctttcctttacttaAAGTATACTTTTGTCTTGTGCAATAAGAAGCTAAGGAGGAACTCAGGGAATAGTAGCAATGCATTTACTATGTGATCCCTGTTTCTGTCCTTTAGACTGCATATTACCCCCTACTACCTCAAGGAGGATATCTAcagggattttttttttcacttccaCTTaaaagccaaaacttaagatgttAGGTATCCAAACCTGTCATTTAATTCAAAGGCTTAATGTCCATTGCGATCTGATTACTTATGATTTCTACGGTGGAAGTTATACCCTCTCTAGGGTACCTGAGCCAataactctctaccacactccacAATCTCATTTGGGACACTATTCTGCACtttactgaaggaacggaagcgtgaaaaacacaagtttataccattgaattcaaaaattttcacctagggtcacatgcatcatgcaagatttatttttagctatttgatttcaatgataaacaacatattaaaactcttttaatatgtttttggatctgtatttgccatttaagattttaaaattaatcagattaattttagaaccctagattaaataaaaaatgattacactaacctcttgatgcactgcagcgtatttacgccttcgagattcgtcttcaggacaccaaatgttgtccctctagcttgtccacactaagaacgcctatgacagcccttgaacagcttctaaatctttttctattaattagaaattcaaattctgccttttaagagattagagatataaacagaacactagaaacaatttctagtatttttaattcaagagattgatggctaatctctttgaattgatgagagatgaagaggaagagagggagagcttcaaaatggcgtgacagaggagtgtggctgctggttgtattttattttctcataacaacacttatatagctaggttaacacattaaacccttgccacatattaccctttgattagttctaggtttaagtgacccaatcacattatgccaagtgtcaaacctatatttaatcttaattttaatcatcttacatgattaaaagacatttggcaaattTATGTGTAAtgcaatgtgtcaccatctcatggtgccatgtgtcacactgcgaaatgaccaaaatacccctgtgtcttaattttgagttcttaacccaaaataattatttttcttcttctaattaatttatatcaaatataaattaattaattaatctctattaattaatttctcattaattaaattcatatttaaacactttaaatataaatttaacttatactatacatccaataatctagatttggtttcaagtcatgctagggactttacaatctaattgcaaaccaaacctatttaattaatcaattaaactctttaattaattaattaaatcatatttaattaggtgattacttgggtatgtgtgtgacttactaagctcaacactaattggtaatgagacatgatatcaactcttaatatcatcagaactctttcttaccataaatgatttctctaaatcattttatgcacctcatagaccatggttaacacctagcatagcatgccatggacacctaattagtaataagatttaccttaaatgaacctataatcatatgttaccatgcactagaatctctctgttacaaaatcccaactcaagctggagtcatggtttatgtcaaactccatttgctatgaatattatgttctcttttaattccagttcttgattaaaaagattttctcatcagaaactcttttctgattaaatctatctatgctggtcaggaacttgaaacatcaagaacaattaaatgaacataggattttatctctatttacttagaggaacagattccatcttgatcaacacctacctccatatataactagtaggagccaacacatgcccatatacccatacacagtacaagtatgaaagcagtatcaaactcaaactacctatatacaagataactatgctatctcaggtctaatgattatatgcactgatatgatttatgataaaacattgacaagagtaaactccatgtgcttgtcataagtgtcactggttcggcctacttatcatttataagtacctatcatgtttgtcatatggcatgagactcaccattccatcttatttatatttcatataaataacttgggaacaaacatgaatacaatctttctgcataagtcatgtccttattatgaagtatcctcaattgtgaacctatttatgatactttgtgctataaataatgtcactcatattcttaacaacttaagaataatatttctaacaaaatatcaatggaccttttctattacacataaatatattatgtaaacggaaaagtggaaaagccttttattaataaaaatatgtacaagatacatactaaatgatatgctctagggcatactactaacaatctcccactagcactagagccattcattacaatatcttagacctatcttctcaagatgtcggtctagctgggtctgtgacataggcttagtgaatggatcagctggattttcagctaatgctattttctgaatggctatatcgcctcgcccaactatttctctgataatgtggtagcgcctttctatgtgtttggatttttggtgagaccttggttccttagcctgtatgactgctccattgttgtcacagtgtagtggaactgctgattcaatggaaggaactagtgcaagttctgtcacgaacttctttatctaaacaacttcctttgcagcatctgatgcagcaatatactcagcctctgtagtagaatctgtagttgtgctctatttggaactcttctaactgactgcacctccattacaaatgaacacatatccagatgtagactttctatcatcgatatctgattggaaatcagaattagtataaccatctaattgcaagtctccacctccaaagatcaagaataaatccttagttcttctcaagtacttaaggatattcttgacaactatccagtgtttcaaacctggattgaattgatacctgctagtcaaactaacagcatatgcgatattggcctagtacacaacattgcatacattaaacttccaatagccaaagcatatggaatcctggctattttatctctttcttcaggtgtctttggagacatctctttagaaagatggatacctgttgaccccacaagctcaaaggagcatagattttgatgataccaaaactcaactagaatcaaactaacattgttttaagtgttgtgcttctcaaaagaacaaaaggaaaagacacaaggattttatgatggattcgtgcttctgaagaaaggatgacattctaaggataacaaaggacgaatcaaaggagataaaagaagaaaaggctaCCTtctaaggctgcattgaaaatcagaattgaaggtacatatagtatagaagttaagtttaatttttaggattacttgtgaaaagaattgaggagtaaaagtcaatgatacttattttcaatctctcaaaagattttctcttttaaatatcattattggcctaaaagtatttgactatgatttggtgtaaagttttatagttttaaaagttatgcagaaaagttttcctagtatgctaactggtttgctacttctttagtatgctaactggttttctATTTTCTCCAGTAtactaactgtctcaactctgcacaacatcgcagaaaatgataaaataacggctattttcttgaaattcgtaactgtaacgttcaaatgagtttccAAACGATCAAAAacattccaaagctataaatacacctacctttggccattttgcacttaataaaagtctctccactgttcaaaatcataaaagctttcattcaaagtgctcaaagtgtttttattgctcatcattagcttatttactcatctcttctttatagattctgttgtattgagtgagagtgagttttaaacaccttattatcatttatgagaggtcattcaagcacctattgaagcttgattgtgaaaaagtgtttgggataacacttggtagaagtgtgaagctacttgtaaaagctttggtgagaagatttgtaaagggcttttgtctcttgcctttaaaagagaagaatagtgaagtgaagactcaaagtgggttctttgagagagtggatgtaggctagttgagccgaaccactataaaaattttagtgttcattttctcaacccttgctctttacatttatgcattttaacattatgattgatatgcttttgctgatatgaaagttgagGCCATTTCGTTAACCTTCCGCAAAACCGAAAAATTAGTTTCTTGCTAAATCTGCGATACGATTTAATCGCTTGTTGTTTGATCTCATCGGTTAGTATATCCGGTATCGCTCTGCAGTTCGTGTTAGAAACTTATCCATTATTGATATCTCTGCTGAATCTtgatataatttgttagatcGATATCGATTACATATAGTctaactttgaatcaacttgtcaatagagctgtattgttcatatttcacattagtcaattgagttgaacctagctgcaattttcaaaggttttgagcaagaaccgaaaattatttttaaagtccaattcacccccctcttggacatattttgggacatcaatttggtatcagagcctgtctctcttgcttgaggattaaaccccttagagtgatccatacacatggctagttcatctaaaAACTCACCGTATGGTATACACCTTAgtgaaggttattccatcactagaccaccactttttaatggcacaaattactccttttggaaaactagaatgagaaactttatacaatctgttgacattgatgcttggagaataattaaagatggtccttatattccttataaaaccagtgaaggaactgtacaaattcctaaagctgaagttgaatttgatgataatgattggaagaaaatttctacaaatgccaaggctattaacattctttattgtgctcttgatattaatgagtataatcgtatttcaagatgtcaaactgcaaaagaaatttgggacaaactagaagtcacatatgaaggaactgatgtggcgAAAGAGttaaaggcaaacctcctcatccgtgattatgagttatttgagatgaaacctggtgaaactattgctgaaatgagtaccagatttacagatcttgtcaatcttcttaaaactcttggaaagagatttgaggaacaagaactcgtaaagaaaattttgatatctcttccaaagtcatgggaatcaaagactactgttattcaagacaccaaggatttcagaaaatacacctatgatgagctaattggttctctcattgcacatgagatgatctataagaaagatgagaaagaaggtgatcaaaagaaaaagaaaggtatagccttcatatccgaaaaggtagatgagaaaaagaaaagtgttgcttttaaagctagttcaagtgatgattcaagtgcttcaagtgatgatgatgaagatatggctatgatagtcaaaagattcaaaagagcatttagaaaaggtggaaacaaatacaagaagttcacaaagaaatatgctccaaaaagtctaaatcattcaagtgaaatagtttgttatgagtgtaacaaaccaggccacattaagccaaagtgtcctacattgaagaagaaaaataagtttagaaaggataaaagcaaaaaggcaatggcagcaacatggagtgatagtgactcttcatcaaatgatgaaacaagtgacaaagaagctgcaaacacttgtatgatggcaattgaagaaaaaggtgaaagctgacacatcgaagatagtgaaaatgaggtctGCCTAAGGAGCATGCTGGaaacagaacattggtacattgatagtggctgctctaggcacatgataGGAAATAAAGGCAATTTTTCCTCTCTTACTTtaaaagaagaaggttatgtccaatttggtgataaaagtaaagctaaaattattggatgtggaactattggtaaaaatccttgcattgagaatgttgcattagttcaaggattaaagtataatcttttaagtgttagtcaactatgtgataatggttttaaagtcatctttacttctacacattgtgagattcatggaaataatgttatgtttgctggtgctagaatagataatatttacctacttgatttaacaagtcttgaagaaaattgtgaaacatgctttatgacttcagatgatagtgcatggttatggcatagaaaattaggacatgctagcatgagtacacttgctaaactctctagaaggaaccttgttagaggacttccaaagctaagatttgaaaaagaatttcaatacaaagcttgtgcacttggtaagcatacaaaatcatcttttaaatccaaaaatgttgtaactacgtctagaccattggaattattacatcttgatctttttggcccaatcacacctagaagtctaggaggcaaggcatatacatttgtaattgttgatgatttttcaagattcacatggactttctttcttgctcataaagatgaaacctttgatatatttgaagttttttgcaaaagaactcaaaatgaaaaaggatattgcattacatctttgaggagtgatcatggaaaagaatttgaaaataatttgtttgaaaatttctgctctcaaaatggtatttatcatacattttcagctcctagaactccacaacaaaatggagttgttgaaagaaaaacagatctttgcaagaaatgccaagaacaatgctgaatgaaaacagtttaccaaaatatttttgggcagaagctgtaaatacagcatgctatattttgaacagagtttccattacagctattttaaagaaaactccttgtgaactatggaaaggaagaaaacccaatattgcatattttcatctctttggttgcaaatgttacattttgaataacaaagacagcaatctcaagaaatttgatgctaaatcttgtgaaggaatatttctaggctattcaacaaatagcaaagcatataggattttcaatagaaaaacattgaccatggaagaatcaatgcatatactttttgatgatgctaacacttccttgcaaaggaaagattcttgtgatgatgaaattgagcaggttctaaattcaaagaattcaaataaagATGAGCTTGATTCAAAAAAACTAGTGGAGGATGaacaaaatgacaaagaagaagaactcccttgctccacaaatgttAAAATTCAAGATGACgcccaaccaaatgtggaagaactacaaattgaggaacctcaacatcaagatattccacaagaatggaggtaccatagaaatcattccaaagatgacattcttgatagtccatcacaaagaatgatgacaagagctcaacttagaagatattttggtaatgttgcttttgtttctcaatttgaacccaaaacatatgatgatgctcaaaatgatgaaaattggctttttgctatgtaagaggaattaaatcaatttgaaagaaataaagtgtggacacttgttcctaaacctaaaaagcattctgttattggaactaaatgggtatttatgaataagatggatgaaaaagggcatgtaattagaaataaagctagactagtagctcaaggatacaaccaagaggaaggtattgattttgatgaaacctttgc
It contains:
- the LOC110668405 gene encoding nudix hydrolase 2 isoform X2, coding for MSSTSSVSMKEQMVPENEVEQGKKGVWIKLPIEVSNLINPVVQEGFRYHHAEPDYLMLVNWLPNTPDTLPANASHRVGIGAFVVNNNREVLVVHENSGRFKGTGVWKLPTGVVNEGEDICEAAIREVKEETGIEAEFVEILAFRQSHCSFFGKSDLFFVCMLRPHSFDIHKQDSEVEAAQWMSIEDYANQPYNKEHQLFQYVAEVCKTKSEGDYVGFSTVPIATASNKKMYLYFNNQDFSKFQNF